The following nucleotide sequence is from Deltaproteobacteria bacterium.
GTATTCTGAATCTAAGGGTGCTTCATACGTATCACAAGTGTATCTGGCCAACCACCGGAAGGATGTTGAATTCAGGGGGTTACGATGAAAATCGGTGTCTTGACAGGAGGCGGGGACTGTCCGGGTCTCAACGCTGTAATCAGGGCAGTGATCAGGAAATCGGACAGGTTCGGTTACCGTGTCCTCGGGATAAATAACGGGTGGAAGGGCTTGCTCGATTTATCCTACCGGGACCTGCTGCCCTCCATGGCGTCGGGGATCCTGCATGTGGGAGGTACCATTCTCGGGACGTCGAGGACAAATCCCCTCAAGCGGGAAGGCGGTCTCGATACCGTGCTGAAAAATGTATCGAGGCTGGAACTGGGGGCCATAATCGCAATCGGGGGCGAAGATACCCTGGGCGTTGCCAAAAAGCTCTACGACGAGGGGGTCAATATCGTTGGAGTCCCCAAGACGATCGACAACGACTTATCCGGAACAGACTACACATTCGGGTTCGATACTGCCGTCACGATAGCTACCGAGGCGATCGACCGCCTCCATTCAACGGCTGAATCTCACAACAGGATAATGGTGGTCGAAGTCATGGGAAGGAACACCGGCTGGATAGCCACCTACGCAGGCCTTGCCGGAGGTGCCGATGCCATCCTGATACCGGAGAAACCATTCGACCTTGACGAGGTGTGCGAACTCCTGGTAAAGCGGCACATGCGGGGCAAACAGTTCTCCATCGTCGTCGTGGCAGAGGGGGCGAAACTGGCGGTCCGGGGAGCCGAGGAGAAACTGATCACCCAGGAGACGCGGGTGGATGAGTTCGGCCATGTCCGGCTCGGGGGGATTGCCCAGGTGATTGCCACGGAGATCGAGAAAAAAACCGGGTTCGAAACACGCTTCGTTGTGCTCGGTCATATCCAGCGGGGCGGGTCGCCAACCCCCCATGACAGGGTGCTTGCCACCCGTTTCGGGATATTTGCCACCGAAATGGTGAAGAAGGGCGAATTCGGAAAGATGGCAGCTCTCGCAGGGGACAGGATCGTCGCGGTACCCCTCGAGGAGGCGGTGGCGAAAACCAAGACGGTGAACATGGAAATTTTCAAAATATCCGAGGAGTTTTTCGGCTAATTCCTCCATATTTCCTTGACCGACATCCCGGGCAAAAAGAAAAATCAAACCGTTGCCGCAGCTTCTTTGCAGATGGAACGCGCTCGTTGACGAGAAGTGAGCTTTTCCAAAATATATATCAAAAAGATATCGTTAATAAATATTTTTNNNNNNNNNNNNNNNNNNNNNNNNNNNNNNNNNNNNNNNNTGATGAAGGATCAACAGGTTTTGATAAGGCTTTCACGGGAAGAGAAGGAGAGGGCCGTGATGTATGCCGGGGATCTGGGCCTGAGCCTTTCAGGGTTTGTCCGGATGCTGGTGAACACCTACGCGGCTCCGGAAAAACCGTCTTCGCCCAAGAGGGAAAAAATAATATTGGAGTGGTGACAGGGGTTTTCTTTGAGCGGGAGCGCCACGCTATCCCGGGAAAAGAANNNNNNNNNNNNNNNNNNNNNNNNNNNNNNNNNNNNNNNNNNNNNNNNNNNNNNNNNNNNNNNNNNNNNNNNNNNNNNNNNNNNNNNNNNNNNNNNNNNNNNNNNNNNNNNNNNNNNNNNNNNNCCTGCTGATTACGAATCAGCTGCTCTACCGCTGAGCTACGCCGGCACCGAATGATCAGAGATGTCTATGGTAATATATCGGCCTTTTTCAATTCAAGCTTTTTCCATCCCGCCATATACCGGCGCCGGAGTTTTCGTGAAAGGTTCTGCTGCTCTCAGAAAGGCTCTATGATGTAATGCTCTATGTGAAAATCCTTTGACGGGTTTATCTTGACCGAGATGTTAAATTTTCTCTCGATCATTTCCAGGTACTTCCTTTCATCCCCCATGAGGTCTTCGGCGATGTCGGGATGAACGAGAAGGTGGATCTCGTTCAGTCTCCTCAGGCGGGCCTCTTTCTCGATCTTCCTGAATATTTCATACACCACCGACCTCGTCGATTTGACGATTCCCTCCCCGGTACAGTACGGGCATGTGTGGGAGATGCTTCTCTGGAGGCTTTCCCGTATCCGTTTTCTTGTCATCTCGATGAGGCCGAGCTCGGAAACCTTGCATATCATCGTTTTTGCCTTGTCGTTTTTGAGGGCTTCCAGGAACGCCTCGTAGACCTTCTCCCGGTTATCCAAGTCGTTCATGTCGATAAAGTCGGCGATGATGATGCCCCCTATGTTTCTCAGCCTCAGCTGGTAAACTATTTCCCTGACCGCTTCGAGGTTGATCTTGAGGCTCGTCTCCTCGAGGTTTTCCCTTCCCACGTATTTTCCCGTGTTCACATCTATGGTCGTCAGGGCTTCCGTCTGTTCGATGACGATATATCCCCCCGATTTCAGCCAGATCTTCTTCTCAAGGGCCCGGGAAATTTCCAGCTCGACCCCGAAAAATTCAAATATCGGCTGGGGGTTCCGGTAGAGTTCCAGCCGATCCGATATTGCCGGGAAATACTGCCTCGAGAAATCGGCCAACTTCTCATATTCCTCTTCCGAGTCGATAAATATCCTGTCCGTGTCCGGGACCGCAAGGTCCCTTAGAACCCTGTGTTCGAGAGATAGTTCCTGGTGGACCAGGTTGGGTGCCTTTTGCCGCTCACTCCTCAACTTGATGTCCTCCCAGAGTTTGACCAGATATTCCGCGTCGTTCATCAACTCCTTCTCCGTCTTGTGCTCCGAAGCTGTCCTGACGATCATGCCGAGGCCGTTTGGCTTTATCTTTTGCACGATCCTGATGAGCCGCTCCCTCTCCTCAGGGTTTTCTATTTTCCTGGATACGCCGATGTGATTCGTAAAAGTCAGAAGAACGAGGTATCTTCCGGGAAGGGAGATATTTCCCGTAATTCTGGCTCCTTTCGTACCCAGCGGCTCTTTGGCCACCTGTACCATAATCTGCTGATTTTCCCGGACGAGGCCCTCTATCGGGGGGGCCGGCAGAATTTGCGGAATGGAGCCGTCCGTATCCTCGTCGAATTCTTCCTCGAGGTGGTCGAAGGACAACATCTGGGGGAAGAGGTTTGTCTCGGTGGGATTTACCTGGAAATCTCCGGAATAGAGGAAGGCCGCCTTGTCAAGGCCAATATCGACGAATGCTGCCTGCATTCCGGGAAGGACCCGGAGAACCCTCCCCTTGAATATGTTGCCCGCGATGTTTCTTTCCTCGGCTCTTTCAACGTAGTATTCCGTAAGGGTTTCACTCTCTACCACTGCCACCCGCGTTTCGTAGTCCCTGCTGTTTATGAGGATATATTTGTCTCTTCTCATGGTTTTGCTCGATATATATATCGGCAGACGTTTTTGTTATTTTTATCTGGAGGTCGGAGAGAGTGCAACCGAAAATTCCGCCAACGATGCTTTTTACGGCAGATTTGCCGGGAGCCCTTTCGATTGAGACGTAAACGTTCCCGCGCCGTTTGACCACCTTTTTGATCCCGGCGATTTTATTCCGCTCCTTTTCAGGCAGGATTGCCGGTAGTGAACCGGCGCCGTCCGGCTCGATTTTGAACCTCTCTTCGAGGATAAGAGACGACATCCTGGTGCTAACCTCGATTACCGCTGTGGGCTTGAGTTCGCGGGGAAGGAGGCGTTTCAGAATCGAAAGAATCTCTGACGGAGAGGTTTCCCTGCCGAGGGTGACGAGGAAGAATTCGGCACGGGACTCGATCCCCACAGGAAGTGCCGGGGGAAAGGATATTTTCGGTTTCGGATTGAATCCTTCCGAGAACACAAGGGGCAGTCCGCTTGACCTCAGTGTTCGTGATAAGAGGGATTGCAATTCCAGCGCACTCTGAGACGCAGCCCCTCCCGCTTTTCTGTGCACGACGAGGTAGGAAGCCTTCGTGAGCGGGCTCCGTTCCCCCATCTCGGGAGCAGCGCTTTCCTCCGGGGGGGAAAGGGGCAAAGAAATGCGGGTTTCGATTTCCCCGGCTCTGCAAACGCCACAGCCCTTGCACCCCTTTGTACTGCAGTCTTCCGTCGCTTTGCCGGCACGTGCCTTTTCCCACTCTCGCAGCAAAAATGCCTTCGTAACGCCCGTGTCGATGATATCCCAAGGGAGAAACTCGTCCGTCCTCCGCTCCCCGGTATAGGTGTCGGGTGTCATGCCGAGCGAAGAAAGAGCCCGCTCCCACAGGCCCACGTTCAACTGATCCGACCATGCGTCGAACCTTGCACCGAGCTTGAATGATTTCTCGATTATCTTTCCCACCC
It contains:
- a CDS encoding ATP-dependent 6-phosphofructokinase, whose translation is MKIGVLTGGGDCPGLNAVIRAVIRKSDRFGYRVLGINNGWKGLLDLSYRDLLPSMASGILHVGGTILGTSRTNPLKREGGLDTVLKNVSRLELGAIIAIGGEDTLGVAKKLYDEGVNIVGVPKTIDNDLSGTDYTFGFDTAVTIATEAIDRLHSTAESHNRIMVVEVMGRNTGWIATYAGLAGGADAILIPEKPFDLDEVCELLVKRHMRGKQFSIVVVAEGAKLAVRGAEEKLITQETRVDEFGHVRLGGIAQVIATEIEKKTGFETRFVVLGHIQRGGSPTPHDRVLATRFGIFATEMVKKGEFGKMAALAGDRIVAVPLEEAVAKTKTVNMEIFKISEEFFG
- a CDS encoding Rne/Rng family ribonuclease, whose product is MRRDKYILINSRDYETRVAVVESETLTEYYVERAEERNIAGNIFKGRVLRVLPGMQAAFVDIGLDKAAFLYSGDFQVNPTETNLFPQMLSFDHLEEEFDEDTDGSIPQILPAPPIEGLVRENQQIMVQVAKEPLGTKGARITGNISLPGRYLVLLTFTNHIGVSRKIENPEERERLIRIVQKIKPNGLGMIVRTASEHKTEKELMNDAEYLVKLWEDIKLRSERQKAPNLVHQELSLEHRVLRDLAVPDTDRIFIDSEEEYEKLADFSRQYFPAISDRLELYRNPQPIFEFFGVELEISRALEKKIWLKSGGYIVIEQTEALTTIDVNTGKYVGRENLEETSLKINLEAVREIVYQLRLRNIGGIIIADFIDMNDLDNREKVYEAFLEALKNDKAKTMICKVSELGLIEMTRKRIRESLQRSISHTCPYCTGEGIVKSTRSVVYEIFRKIEKEARLRRLNEIHLLVHPDIAEDLMGDERKYLEMIERKFNISVKINPSKDFHIEHYIIEPF